The proteins below come from a single Micromonospora citrea genomic window:
- a CDS encoding ATP-binding protein, translated as MDHPHRVVLLAGPSGSGKSYIARRTGLPVLCLDDFYKNGDDPTLPRQNDLVDWESPRSWDAEAAVETITRLATEGKADVPVYAIGEDRRVTTRPFDLAGSPLFVAEGIFAAEIVEECRRRGVLAGAYALRRPRGATFVRRLARDLSEQRKAPRVLVRRGLTLLRTEPAVLRRQTGLGAEAARAGEVLRRVAGLLAGHPHRP; from the coding sequence ATGGATCACCCCCACCGCGTTGTCCTGCTCGCCGGCCCCTCCGGCTCGGGAAAGTCGTACATCGCACGGCGAACCGGCCTTCCGGTGCTGTGCCTGGACGACTTCTACAAGAACGGCGATGACCCTACGCTGCCACGACAGAACGACCTGGTGGATTGGGAGTCGCCCCGCTCCTGGGACGCCGAGGCCGCCGTGGAGACGATTACCCGACTGGCCACCGAGGGCAAGGCCGATGTGCCGGTTTATGCGATCGGTGAGGACCGCCGGGTGACCACCCGGCCGTTCGACCTGGCCGGTTCGCCACTTTTCGTGGCCGAAGGGATTTTCGCGGCCGAGATCGTCGAGGAGTGCCGCCGCCGGGGGGTGCTCGCCGGGGCGTACGCCCTGCGCCGGCCGCGCGGCGCGACCTTCGTCCGCCGGCTGGCCCGCGACCTGTCCGAGCAGCGCAAGGCGCCCCGGGTGCTGGTCCGCCGCGGGCTGACGCTGCTGCGCACCGAGCCGGCCGTGCTGCGCCGGCAGACCGGCCTCGGCGCCGAGGCCGCCCGGGCGGGTGAGGTGCTGCGCCGGGTGGCCGGCCTGCTCGCCGGCCACCCGCACCGCCCGTGA